The Microbulbifer sp. YPW1 genome contains a region encoding:
- a CDS encoding DEAD/DEAH box helicase: MLFEDLGLVPEISRAVAEQGYTQPTPIQEQAIPVVMRGGDVMAAAQTGTGKTAGFTLPLLHKLSAGERARNNQVRALVLTPTRELAAQVFDNVQSYSQYLPMRHSVVFGGVKINPQMMRLRGGADILVATPGRLLDLYNQRAIKFDKLETLVLDEADRMLDMGFIHDIKKILRVLPAKRQNLLFSATFSPEIRTLAKGLVNDPVEIDVSPRNSTTKTVSQKLHPVDKARKASLLCHLIKENGWHQALVFSRTKHGANRLAKQLEQSRIPAAAIHGNKSQNARTKALADFKSGKVQILVATDIAARGIDIDQLPQVVNFDLPNVPEDYVHRIGRTGRAGANGQAVSLVSADEIKQLRDIEKLIQKPIEREEIEGFEPDHQLPESGGKAARGAQVRRDGAARKKPSSRRGKPGNNGSGERSGNGESRSGNRSGNRSDSRNNAQRTENGARGNGNRKPSGGGERGNRTGGNSDQRPRQRRAN, from the coding sequence ATGTTATTTGAAGACCTCGGCCTAGTGCCGGAAATTTCCCGCGCCGTTGCGGAGCAGGGCTATACCCAACCCACCCCGATTCAGGAGCAGGCCATTCCCGTAGTGATGCGCGGTGGCGATGTAATGGCGGCGGCACAGACCGGTACCGGCAAGACTGCCGGCTTTACCCTGCCTCTGCTGCACAAGCTGAGCGCCGGTGAACGCGCGCGCAACAATCAGGTGCGCGCCCTGGTACTGACTCCGACCCGCGAACTGGCGGCACAGGTATTCGACAATGTGCAGAGCTACAGCCAGTACCTGCCCATGCGTCACTCGGTGGTATTTGGCGGGGTCAAAATCAACCCGCAGATGATGCGCCTGCGCGGCGGTGCCGACATTCTCGTGGCCACACCGGGCCGCCTGCTGGATCTGTACAACCAGCGCGCGATCAAGTTCGACAAGCTGGAAACCCTGGTGCTGGACGAAGCTGACCGCATGCTGGACATGGGCTTTATCCACGACATCAAAAAAATCCTGCGGGTACTGCCGGCGAAACGTCAGAACCTGCTTTTCTCCGCGACCTTCTCTCCGGAAATCCGCACCCTGGCCAAAGGCCTGGTGAACGACCCGGTAGAGATCGATGTAAGCCCGCGCAACAGCACCACCAAAACCGTGAGCCAGAAGTTGCACCCGGTGGACAAGGCCCGCAAGGCCTCGCTGCTGTGTCACCTGATCAAGGAAAACGGCTGGCATCAGGCACTGGTCTTCAGCCGCACCAAGCACGGTGCCAACCGCCTGGCCAAACAGCTGGAGCAGAGCCGTATCCCGGCGGCGGCGATTCACGGCAACAAGAGCCAGAATGCGCGCACCAAAGCCCTGGCAGATTTCAAAAGTGGCAAGGTACAGATTCTGGTGGCAACGGATATCGCCGCGCGCGGTATCGATATCGATCAGCTGCCGCAGGTAGTGAACTTCGACCTGCCGAATGTGCCCGAGGATTACGTGCATCGCATCGGTCGTACCGGCCGTGCCGGCGCCAACGGACAGGCGGTGTCCCTGGTATCTGCAGATGAAATCAAACAGCTGCGTGATATCGAAAAACTGATTCAGAAGCCCATCGAGCGCGAAGAAATTGAAGGCTTTGAGCCGGATCACCAGCTTCCGGAATCCGGTGGCAAGGCCGCTCGAGGCGCCCAGGTACGCCGCGATGGCGCCGCGCGCAAGAAGCCTTCGAGTCGTCGGGGAAAACCGGGCAACAATGGCTCTGGTGAGCGTTCCGGTAACGGTGAATCCCGCTCGGGCAACCGCTCCGGCAATCGTTCCGACAGCCGCAACAACGCCCAGCGTACTGAAAATGGTGCACGTGGCAACGGTAACCGCAAGCCGTCTGGCGGTGGTGAACGCGGTAATCGCACGGGCGGCAACAGTGATCAGCGTCCGCGCCAGCGCCGCGCAAACTGA
- a CDS encoding GNAT family N-acetyltransferase, translating to MGAGYSSGDQGYGDTRYTLRDGREVSIRPVCPADGDMERELIESLSADSSRMRFLGGIGRVSQQLMHILNDNDAQHEAFIALHEDDSGTLHAVGVANFACDPDGHSCECAVVVADDWQNMGLGKRLLQELVDAAKADGLDEIYSVESAGNNAIDRVARELGFNCKADPRDYTTVRYSLQLH from the coding sequence GTGGGAGCAGGATATTCCAGTGGCGATCAGGGTTACGGTGATACCCGTTACACCTTGCGTGATGGCCGCGAGGTGAGTATCCGTCCGGTGTGCCCTGCTGATGGCGACATGGAGCGGGAACTGATCGAGAGCCTGTCCGCCGACTCCAGTCGTATGCGCTTTCTAGGCGGTATTGGTCGAGTCAGTCAGCAACTGATGCATATCCTCAACGACAACGATGCCCAGCACGAAGCCTTTATTGCGCTGCATGAAGACGACTCAGGCACCTTGCACGCTGTGGGTGTAGCCAACTTTGCCTGCGATCCCGATGGGCACTCCTGTGAATGTGCCGTGGTGGTCGCCGATGACTGGCAAAATATGGGCCTGGGCAAGCGTCTCCTTCAGGAGCTGGTGGATGCGGCCAAGGCGGACGGCCTCGATGAAATCTACTCCGTCGAATCCGCAGGCAATAATGCCATCGACCGCGTGGCGCGGGAGCTGGGGTTTAACTGCAAGGCGGACCCGCGCGACTACACGACGGTGCGCTACAGCCTGCAACTGCACTGA
- a CDS encoding bile acid:sodium symporter family protein: protein MESGPLISIGLPIALFIIMIGIGLTLTGRDFHQVTVKPTGLIFGTLAQIILMPAAAFALAWLLELPPAMAVGLVIIAACPGGTTSNLFTLLAKGNVALSIVLTVSASLITIMTLPLITNFALKLYFGTQEEISLPLGKTVVMLSVIVLLPVAIGMTIKAFQPNLAARAEGIVSIFGGLVLAALVAGIVYGIRDRFVDLLIQAGPATIALNILGIGIGLLCMRAVGLGIRERLAVATELGIKNGTLGLMVTLTLLHSSDMSVPSAIYGVIMFPLGFLLVAYGRRLVRAGTPSESAGERSHPAEVG from the coding sequence ATGGAATCCGGCCCCCTGATCTCGATCGGCCTGCCGATCGCCCTGTTTATCATCATGATCGGTATCGGTCTGACCCTCACCGGTCGCGACTTTCACCAGGTCACCGTCAAGCCTACGGGTCTGATTTTCGGCACCCTGGCACAAATTATCCTGATGCCCGCTGCGGCATTCGCTCTGGCCTGGCTTCTGGAACTGCCGCCGGCGATGGCAGTGGGGCTGGTGATCATTGCCGCCTGCCCCGGTGGCACCACCTCCAATTTGTTCACCCTGCTGGCGAAGGGTAATGTCGCCCTATCCATCGTGCTCACCGTGTCGGCAAGTCTCATCACCATCATGACCCTGCCGCTGATCACCAACTTTGCGTTGAAGCTCTACTTCGGCACCCAGGAGGAAATTTCACTCCCCCTGGGGAAAACCGTTGTGATGCTCTCGGTGATCGTGCTGCTACCGGTAGCCATCGGCATGACTATTAAAGCCTTCCAGCCAAACCTGGCGGCGCGGGCCGAGGGCATTGTGAGTATTTTCGGTGGGCTGGTCCTGGCCGCTCTGGTCGCCGGGATCGTATACGGTATCCGCGACCGATTTGTCGATCTGCTGATTCAGGCAGGTCCTGCCACCATCGCGCTCAATATTCTGGGTATTGGCATCGGACTACTGTGTATGCGGGCCGTGGGACTGGGTATCCGGGAGCGCCTCGCGGTGGCCACGGAACTGGGTATCAAAAACGGGACGCTGGGACTGATGGTCACTCTCACCCTTCTCCATTCCAGCGATATGTCCGTACCCTCGGCCATCTACGGCGTAATCATGTTTCCGCTCGGTTTCCTGCTCGTGGCGTACGGGCGCCGCCTGGTCAGGGCCGGTACACCGTCAGAATCCGCAGGGGAAAGGTCCCACCCTGCAGAAGTGGGATAA
- a CDS encoding alpha/beta hydrolase yields MTQARPSQLLAFFLCTCLLLALGAGRVTAAVAPDTGFPESLSPEALPTPVEYRDVQWVQAGNKTLTTDIFVPNTGRKQYPVVVIFHGGGWLINDNRIMDAAAKYLARHGEFVVANMNYRLLGDNQNTTTMDEIVGDVLGGVLWVKEHISEYQGNPERIAVTGDSAGGHLSAMVLLAANNLSGEAFSPENLAFRPTYMPAGKTPEQIADNGELQVQAAVFSYGAFDLYRAAQTGFESPGNIFWKLGNTEPRGIMGKEFNVESAPELYKAVSPAYLIPDAGDRKLPPIFAHVGSKDTTTPPSAVKAFVDKLVAAGQPARFKEYPGKNHAFLDTGCNEFLGNCFDKDAPETLNDMIEFLQAHLE; encoded by the coding sequence ATGACCCAGGCACGCCCTTCCCAATTACTCGCCTTCTTCCTGTGCACCTGTCTCCTGTTGGCGCTTGGCGCCGGGCGTGTAACCGCAGCGGTTGCGCCAGACACAGGATTCCCTGAATCCCTCTCCCCAGAAGCTCTGCCAACCCCTGTGGAGTACCGGGATGTTCAGTGGGTGCAGGCAGGGAATAAAACCCTCACCACCGATATCTTCGTGCCGAATACCGGGCGCAAGCAGTATCCGGTAGTGGTGATCTTCCACGGCGGCGGCTGGCTGATTAACGACAACCGCATCATGGATGCAGCCGCAAAGTACCTGGCCCGCCACGGTGAGTTTGTCGTGGCAAATATGAACTACCGGCTACTGGGGGATAACCAGAACACCACTACCATGGACGAGATCGTGGGAGATGTGCTCGGTGGTGTGTTGTGGGTGAAGGAACATATTTCGGAATATCAGGGCAATCCGGAGCGCATCGCGGTCACTGGAGACAGTGCCGGTGGCCACCTGAGCGCAATGGTGCTACTGGCGGCAAATAACCTGAGCGGCGAGGCATTCTCACCAGAAAACCTCGCGTTCCGCCCCACCTATATGCCCGCGGGAAAAACGCCGGAGCAGATAGCGGATAACGGGGAGTTGCAGGTGCAGGCTGCCGTATTCAGTTACGGGGCATTCGACCTTTACCGCGCAGCCCAGACCGGTTTTGAGTCACCCGGAAATATTTTCTGGAAACTGGGCAACACAGAACCTCGCGGCATTATGGGCAAGGAGTTCAACGTAGAAAGCGCCCCGGAACTCTACAAAGCCGTGTCACCGGCTTATCTTATCCCCGACGCCGGGGACAGGAAGCTGCCGCCGATATTCGCCCATGTAGGCAGTAAGGACACCACGACACCACCGAGCGCGGTAAAGGCATTCGTCGACAAGCTGGTAGCGGCCGGGCAGCCTGCCCGGTTCAAGGAATATCCCGGGAAAAATCACGCGTTTCTGGATACCGGGTGTAATGAGTTTCTCGGGAACTGCTTCGACAAAGACGCTCCGGAAACACTGAACGATATGATTGAATTTTTACAGGCACATCTGGAGTGA
- a CDS encoding Crp/Fnr family transcriptional regulator, whose product MNDVLSVIETCPLLEGLSKPAKLSLAEQARNRAYGAGEIIYPPGALQGSLCIIARGRVRICASNVAGREAILAILDVGAWFGDTVFSPGMPRVFGATAHEDCEVFEIQGEVLRTTLRDNPDAYPVALDQVSRRLWSAMSVIQDDVLRGTEARIGRRLLFLAQMHNRSGQDGNVAVSFALTRELLANMMGMTRQGVHRVLKNIEAQGLIEFAYGRVTISDPERLMRYVDGLD is encoded by the coding sequence ATGAATGACGTTCTTTCCGTTATCGAAACCTGTCCGTTACTCGAGGGGCTCTCCAAACCGGCCAAACTCTCCCTGGCTGAGCAGGCCCGCAATCGGGCGTATGGTGCCGGGGAGATTATTTATCCCCCGGGAGCGCTGCAGGGCAGCCTGTGCATCATTGCCCGCGGACGGGTCCGGATTTGTGCCAGCAATGTCGCTGGGCGCGAGGCGATTCTCGCGATCCTCGATGTGGGGGCCTGGTTTGGCGACACGGTTTTTTCCCCGGGAATGCCGCGGGTGTTCGGTGCTACGGCACACGAGGACTGCGAGGTGTTCGAAATCCAGGGGGAGGTGCTGCGGACCACGCTGAGGGATAACCCGGATGCCTATCCCGTCGCTCTGGACCAGGTCAGCCGACGGCTTTGGTCTGCGATGTCGGTGATTCAGGACGATGTCCTGCGGGGCACGGAGGCGCGTATCGGGAGGCGATTACTGTTTCTGGCGCAGATGCACAACCGCAGCGGACAGGACGGCAATGTCGCGGTGAGCTTTGCCCTGACCCGCGAGTTGCTCGCCAATATGATGGGGATGACCCGGCAGGGGGTGCACCGGGTACTCAAGAATATCGAGGCTCAGGGGTTGATCGAGTTCGCCTATGGTCGTGTGACTATCAGCGATCCGGAGCGCCTGATGCGATATGTCGATGGACTGGATTGA
- a CDS encoding class II aldolase/adducin family protein, with translation MQPSSIQQSPSTLESLPSLEGKVSAEEWQLRVDLAAAYRLVAHYGWDEIVFTHLSVRIPGPEHHFLINPFGALFEEITASSLVKVDINGEKVDDSPFPVNPAGFTIHSAIHEAREDAQCVMHTHTVEGVAVAAHSEGLLPLSQQSLFPLASLAYHDYEGIAVREDEKARLVKDLGTAKFMILRNHGLLTCASTVADCFLFMYLLQKSCEIQVAALAGNRPLTPVPQEIIDKIVSEGEKVTSNQGGLLAWPGLLRKLDRIDASYRR, from the coding sequence ATGCAGCCGTCCTCCATACAACAGTCCCCATCCACACTGGAATCCCTGCCCTCGCTGGAAGGCAAGGTAAGCGCCGAGGAGTGGCAATTGCGCGTAGACCTCGCCGCTGCCTATCGCCTGGTTGCTCACTACGGGTGGGATGAAATCGTGTTTACCCATCTTTCGGTACGCATTCCCGGGCCGGAACATCACTTTCTGATCAATCCCTTTGGCGCCCTGTTTGAAGAAATTACTGCCTCCAGCCTGGTCAAAGTGGATATCAATGGGGAAAAAGTGGATGACAGTCCCTTCCCGGTAAACCCCGCGGGATTCACCATTCACAGCGCCATCCACGAGGCGCGCGAGGACGCCCAGTGCGTGATGCATACCCACACCGTGGAAGGTGTGGCCGTAGCCGCGCACAGTGAAGGCCTGCTGCCACTTTCCCAGCAATCACTCTTCCCCCTCGCCAGCCTCGCGTATCACGACTACGAAGGCATTGCAGTACGCGAGGATGAAAAAGCCCGGCTGGTGAAGGATCTGGGAACCGCCAAGTTCATGATCCTGCGCAATCACGGCCTGCTGACCTGTGCATCCACGGTGGCCGACTGCTTCCTGTTTATGTACCTGCTGCAAAAATCCTGTGAGATTCAGGTGGCAGCACTGGCCGGCAACCGCCCACTGACACCGGTCCCGCAGGAAATCATCGACAAGATTGTCAGCGAAGGTGAAAAGGTCACCAGCAACCAGGGCGGGCTGCTGGCCTGGCCCGGACTGTTACGCAAACTCGACCGTATCGACGCTAGCTATCGCCGCTAA